The Strigops habroptila isolate Jane chromosome 13 unlocalized genomic scaffold, bStrHab1.2.pri S16, whole genome shotgun sequence genome window below encodes:
- the SSH2 gene encoding protein phosphatase Slingshot homolog 2 isoform X8 — MMQKDLENITSKEIRTELEMQMVCNLREFKEFIDNEMIVILGQMDSPTQIFDHVFLGSEWNASNLEDLQNRGVRYILNVTREIDNFFPGLFEYHNIRVYDEEATDLLAYWNDTYKFISKAKKNGSKCLVHCKMGVSRSASTVIAYAMKEYGWNLDRAYDYVKERRTVTKPNPSFMRQLEEYQGILLASKQRHNKLWRSHSDSDLSDHHEPICKSGLELNKKEITTSADQISEAKTNDNQQPMSPIYSAELDREQQLPEDANMIEEVCVKERRIHLEFTCREFHAEQMEDKLNLNNINGCTAGCCVDSVPPDNCRASEALMQLQHPLEITEFPDLTVDDLEKDALKPDMNVHLVPMEEFTSCLKDFPQTPNQNSPSLQQNPQPAVTELSTDRIDFFSALGKFVELSQESRSRTCSHSRMEEQGSGRNGVSRVPVLEVPPAVDGGADTRRSSSGNSPQASDDSSTDEEQQKEVPELPSTGHLTRSHSENAISVKEIITEIESINQAAGPAQQKEGSANLTQTPKRNTVHDLPVEAIWASERVEQSEGACAGHQEKEKDPAQAEQEAAPSLQPSSGKSDLGESSPGGEQQEPRGSINPEPKWCPGSVRRATLEFEERLRQEQEHQHTSPVCILPTRKNSRNDSPAAELLLRGRSEEPPLELAPEGDKGRGPGNEELPLPPGAELPVGRHLPAQESLPAEPSLGREGMAQERRTVVSFDGMEEPALHSLLPKRIEIIEYTPMVKSAERPNASCEQGGLDTAIPSLDENLNPSLCSTYPQAPTLVNLSPEHAVHKQVTCTVGSPSEDSGGLSAHLGAASPSAQVTSTPSASPDHASHPCVIHLEGVTEQSTGTDDEPVTPCGVEGDAALPFRDRPVCRGGAGTSRQLSGEDFTSQRDENMDLLDISFLCYGLPHSSSSRSVEERSNSPGLVKQRAKEIEARIRHAGLTTPSHMKRSASLAKLDCLDLSKDDLSERESASSNANPVLLTCVALGRGFRGGRLERDSCGKHRLSSPEPAKHFVEQLRTTECIAQSKPVERPLAQYAKECGSSQQSLFSSTDPTWTSSEEGPPLLQAQVLDSLSPARGLAVTPRQQHGRTHPLRRLKKTNDKKRTTNPLYNTM, encoded by the exons ATGATGCAGAAAGATTTGGAGAACATCACCTCAAAAGAG ATACGCACCGAGCTGGAGATGCAGATGGTGTGTAACCTGCGGGAGTTCAAAGAGTTCATTGACAATGAGATGATAGTGATCCTCGGGCAGATGGACAGCCCCACACAGATATTTGATCATGTCTTTTTG GGCTCAGAATGGAACGCCTCCAATTTGGAAGACTTGCAGAACAGAGG GGTGAGGTATATCTTGAACGTGACTCGAGAAATAGATAACTTCTTCCCAGGGCTCTTCGAATACCATAATATTCGGGTGTATGATGAAGAAGCAACAGATCTTCTGGCTTACTGGAATGACACCTACAAATTCATCTCCAAGGCAAA GAAAAATGGTTCCAAGTGCCTGGTGCACTGCAAGATGGGAGTGAGCCGCTCGGCATCCACAGTGATTGCCTATGCCATGAAGGAATACGGCTGGAACCTGGACAGGGCATATGACTACGTGAAGGAACGGCGCACCGTCACCAAGCCCAACCCCAGCTTTATGCGGCAGCTGGAGGAATACCAAGGGATCCTGCTGGCCAG CAAACAGCGGCATAATAAACTGTGGCGCTCGCACTCGGACAGTGACCTCTCGGACCATCACGAGCCCATCTGCAAGTCAGGGCTGGAGCTGAACAAAAAGGAGATCACCACGTCGGCCGACCAGATCTCAGAGGCAAAGACCAACGACAACCAGCAGCCCATGTCTCCCATCTACTCAGCTGAGCTagacagggagcagcagctcccagaggaTGCCAACATGATTGAGGAGGTGTGTGTGAAGGAGAGAAGGATTCACCTAGAGTTTACATGTCGAGAATTCCACGCTGAGCAGATGGAGGACAAGCTGAACCTGAACAATATCAATGGCTGTACGGCAGGATGTTGTGTAGACTCTGTTCCCCCTGATAACTGCCGTGCTTCTGAGGCCTTAATGCAACTCCAGCACCCTTTGGAAATAACAGAGTTCCCTGATTTGACAGTGGACGATCTGGAAAAAGATGCCCTTAAGCCTGATATGAACGTGCACTTGGTTCCCATGGAAGAATTCACTTCGTGCTTAAAAGACTttccccaaaccccaaaccaaaattcCCCAAGTCTCCAGCAGAATCCCCAGCCCGCAGTGACAGAGCTCAGTACAGACAGGATtgatttcttcagtgctttggGGAAATTCGTGGAGCTTTCCCAGGAGAGCCGGTCACGCACTTGTTCCCATTCCAGGATGGAGGAGCAAGGAAGTGGAAGGAACGGGGTCTCCAGGGTGCCTGTGCTGGAAGTGCCGCCTGCTGTCGATGGGGGTGCAGATACTCGaaggagcagctctggaaaCTCTCCTCAGGCATCAGATGACTCCTCCACAgatgaagaacagcaaaag GAGGTCCCCGAGCTGCCCAGCACAGGCCATCTCACCAGATCCCACTCGGAAAACGCCATTTCTGTGAAGGAAATCATCACAGAGATCGAGTCAATCAACCAGGCAGCAGGACCTGCCCAGCAGAAAGAGGGTTCAGCCAACCTCACCCAGACACCAAAGAGGAACACGGTGCATGACCTGCCAGTGGAGGCGATTTGGGCATCAGAAAGGGTGGAACAGAGCGAAGGAGCCTGTGCTGGACaccaggaaaaggagaaggaccCTGCGCAAGCTGAGCAAGAAGCTGCCCCCTCCCTTCAGCCATCTTCTGGTAAATCAGACTTGGGGGAAAGCAGCCCTGGAGGGGAGCAGCAAGAGCCCCGTGGCTCCATAAACCCTGAGCCCAAGTGGTGCCCTGGCTCTGTCCGACGAGCAACCCTGGAGTTTGAGGAGCGCttgaggcaggagcaggagcaccAGCACACATCCCCGGTGTGCATCTTACCCACGCGCAAGAACTCCAGGAACGactctcctgctgctgagctcctgctgcGGGGAAGGAGCGAGGAGCCACCCCTGGAGCTGGCTCCAGAGGGTGACAAAGGACGGGGTCCAGGCAACGAggagctgcctctgcctcctggagcagagctgcctgtgggCAGGCACCTGCCTGCACAGGAatccctgcctgcagagcccagcCTGGGGCGGGAGGGAATGGCACAGGAGCGCAGGACAGTAGTCTCATTTGATGGGATGGAGGAGCCAGCCCTGCACTCTCTCCTCCCAAAGAGAATTGAAATCATTGAATACACTCCCATGGTCAAGTCTGCAGAGCGCCCCAATGCAAGCTGTGAGCAGGGAGGGCTGGACACAGCCATCCCCTCTTTAGATGAAAACTTGAATCCTTCCTTGTGCTCGACCTATCCCCAAGCTCCAACGCTGGTAAACCTCTCACCGGAGCACGCGGTACACAAGCAGGTCACCTGCACTGTGGGCAGCCCCAGCGAGGACAGTGGTGGGTTATCTGCTCACCTCggtgctgcttctccctctgcccaggTGACCTCTACACCTTCAGCCAGCCCAGATCACGCTTCTCACCCCTGTGTAATTCACCTGGAAGGTGTCACTGAGCAGAGCACGGGTACTGATGACGAGCCGGTCACACCGTGTGGCGTGGAGGGAGATGCAGCTCTCCCATTCAGGGACAGACCTGTCTGCAGGGGCGGTGCCGGCACCTCGAGGCAGCTGAGCGGCGAGGACTTCACCAGCCAACGTGATGAAAACATGGACCTTTTGGACATCTCCTTCCTGTGTTACGGCCTCccccacagctccagcagccgcAGCGTGGAGGAGCGCAGCAACAGCCCTGGGCTGGTCAAGCAGCGAGCGAAGGAGATAGAGGCTCGGATCCGGCACGCGGGGCTCACCACACCATCCCACATGAAACGCTCGGCGTCCTTGGCCAAACTGGACTGCCTGGACCTCTCCAAGGATGACTTATCCGAGAGGGAGTCAGCCTCTTCCAATGCCAACCCGGTGCTTCTCACCTGCGTTGCCCTGGGTCGAGGCTTTCGCGGGGGGCGGTTGGAGAGGGATTCGTGTGGAAAGCATCGCCTTTCCTCCCCGGAGCCCGCTAAGCATTTTGTGGAACAGCTCAGAACAACCGAGTGCATT